One window of Myxocyprinus asiaticus isolate MX2 ecotype Aquarium Trade chromosome 4, UBuf_Myxa_2, whole genome shotgun sequence genomic DNA carries:
- the LOC127437742 gene encoding UDP-glucuronosyltransferase 2A2-like yields the protein MRLVVCLLSLLTVLGSTECGNVFVWPTDGSHWINLKIVLETLMDRGHGVTVLLPNVSLLMKAKESDRFSYLPFNASMSSKDLHDFFEELLHFSIYEMDELNLLQILMKFYKFVSKHLDTCLIYCDGILKSPQLMDKLRHEKFDVLLSDPMCPCSDIVAEQLKIPLVYTLRFSIAHTLERLCGQIPAPPSFVPGAMSKLTDKMSFTERILNMLFYISQDALAISLWKKYDNYYTDYLGRPTSFCEMMGKADIWLIRTYWDFEFPRPFLPNFKFVGGLHCTPAKPLPKDMEEFVQSSGDDGIVVFTLGSMVKNMTKERSNTIASALAQIRQKVLWRYSGEKPDTLGGNTKIYDWIPQNDLLGHPKTRAFITHGGTNGIFEAIYHGVPMVGIPLFGDQPDNLAHMKVKGAAVIMDGIKNMQTQDLVDGLNAVINDPSYKENAMRLSRIHHDRPMKPLDEAVFWIEFVMRNKGAKHLRVAAHNLTWYQYHCLDVFAFLITIVIVVLYIFYKIGKFFIMRCCFRSESKSKKE from the exons ATGAGACTCGTAGTCTGTCTCCTTTCTTTGCTAACTGTGCTTGGCAGCACGGAATGTGGGAATGTTTTTGTCTGGCCTACTGATGGCAGTCATTGGATTAATCTGAAAATAGTGTTGGAAACATTGATGGACAGAGGACATGGTGTAACAGTGCTGCTGCCGAATGTTTCTCTGTTAATGAAAGCCAAAGAATCTGACCGTTTCTCCTACCTGCCCTTTAATGCGTCCATGTCTTCTAAGGACCTACATGATTTCTTTGAGGAACTTCTACACTTCTCGATCTATGAGATGGATGAGTTAAACCTATTACAGATTTTAATGAAATTCTATAAGTTTGTCTCCAAACATCTGGATACGTGCCTTATATACTGCGATGGCATCCTAAAATCTCCACAGTTGATGGACAAATTGCGGCATGAAAAATTTGACGTTCTTCTGTCCGACCCGATGTGCCCGTGCAGCGATATAGTGGCTGAACAGCTGAAGATTCCCTTGGTGTACACGTTACGATTCTCCATCGCTCACACTCTAGAGCGGTTGTGTGGTCAGATACCGGCTCCACCATCATTTGTTCCTGGAGCCATGAGTAAACTCACAGACAAGATGAGCTTTACAGAGCGAATCCTCAACATGCTCTTCTACATTTCTCAAGATGCCTTGGCCATTAGTCTGTGGAAAAAATATGACAACTACTACACTGATTATTTAG GACGACCAACATCCTTTTGTGAGATGATGGGTAAAGCTGATATCTGGCTAATCCGAACCTACTGGGATTTTGAGTTTCCTCGGCCATTCTTGCCCAACTTCAAATTCGTTGGAGGGCTTCACTGCACACCTGCCAAGCCTCTACCCAAG GACATGGAGGAGTTTGTGCAGAGCTCTGGTGATGATGGAATAGTGGTGTTTACTTTGGGGTCCATGGTAAAGAACATGACCAAAGAGAGGAGCAATACGATTGCCTCTGCTCTGGCACAGATTCGACAGAAG gtcTTATGGAGATACTCTGGAGAGAAGCCAGATACTCTTGGTGGAAACACCAAAATCTATGACTGGATCCCTCAGAATGATTTATTGG GTCACCCCAAAACCAGAGCATTCATCACTCATGGGGGCACTAATGGCATATTTGAGGCCATATATCATGGTGTTCCAATGGTCGGGATCCCCTTGTTTGGTGATCAGCCTGATAACTTGGCCCATATGAAGGTCAAGGGGGCTGCTGTTATCATGGACGGCATTAAAAACATGCAGACTCAAGACCTGGTGGATGGACTCAACGCTGTCATTAACGACCCCTC GTATAAAGAGAATGCCATGCGTTTGTCCAGGATTCATCATGACAGACCAATGAAGCCTTTAGATGAAGCAGTGTTCTGGATAGAGTTTGTCATGCGTAATAAAGGTGCCAAACACCTGCGTGTGGCGGCCCACAACCTTACCTGGTACCAGTACCACTGTCTGGATGTGTTCGCTTTTCTTATCACTATAGTGATTGTAGTCCTCTACATCTTCTATAAAATTGGTAAATTCTTCATAATGCGTTGCTGTTTCCGATCAGAGAGTAAAAGCAAAAAAGAGTGA
- the LOC127437758 gene encoding UDP-glucuronosyltransferase 2C1-like translates to MRLFVCLLSLVTVLSSAECGNILIWPTEGSHWINLKIVLETLMDRGHSVTVLMPNSSLYMDVKETDHFAYHRYNVSISEKTMHYFLEEFLHFTMYEMDQLNLLQIHMKFYQLFSKDLDLCLLYCDGILRSPGLIDKLRHEKFDVILSDPIYPCSDLVAEQLNIPLVYTLRFSIAHTLERLCGQIPAPPSFVPGAMSKLTDRMSFTERILNMLFYLSQDVLAINLWKKYDKYYTEYLGRPTSFCEMMGKADIWLIRTYWDFEFPRPFLPNFKYIGGIHCTPAKPLPKDMEEFVQSSGDDGIVVFTLGSMVKNITKERSNTIASALAQIPQKVLWRYAGDKPDTLGANTRIYNWIPQNDLLGHPKTKAFITHGGTHGIYEAIYHGVPIVGIPLFADQPDNLAHMKAKGAAVVMDFNSMQTQDLVDGLNNVINNTLYKENAMRLSRIHHDRPMKPLDEAVFWIEFVMRNKGAKHLRVAAHNLTWYQYHCLDVFAFLITIVTVVLYIFYKMCKSFIMRCCFRSNRKSKKE, encoded by the exons ATGAGACTGTTTGTCTGTCTCCTTTCTCTGGTAACCGTGCTCAGCAGTGCAGAATGTGGGAATATATTAATCTGGCCCACTGAGGGCAGTCATTGGATTAATCTGAAAATTGTGTTGGAAACTTTGATGGACAGGGGACACAGTGTAACTGTGTTGATGCCGAACTCGTCTCTTTACATGGATGTTAAAGAAACGGATCACTTTGCGTATCACCGCTATAATGTGTCCATCTCTGAAAAGACCATGCATTATTTCCTTGAGGAATTTCTCCATTTCACAATGTATGAGATGGACCAATTGAATCTATTGCAGATTCATATGAAATTCTACCAGCTTTTCTCCAAAGATCTGGATTTGTGTCTTTTATACTGTGACGGCATTCTCAGATCTCCAGGGTTGATTGACAAATTGCGGCATGAAAAATTTGATGTAATTCTGTCCGACCCGATCTACCCATGCAGTGATTTAGTAGCTGAACAGCTGAACATTCCCTTGGTGTACACGTTACGATTCTCCATCGCTCACACTCTAGAGCGGTTGTGTGGTCAGATACCGGCTCCACCATCATTTGTTCCTGGAGCCATGAGTAAACTCACAGACAGGATGAGCTTTACGGAGCGAATCCTCAACATGCTCTTCTACCTTTCTCAAGATGTTTTGGCCATTAATCTGTGGAAAAAATATGACAAATACTACACTGAATATTTAG GACGACCCACTTCCTTTTGTGAGATGATGGGTAAAGCTGATATCTGGCTAATCCGAACCTACTGGGATTTTGAGTTTCCTCGGCCATTCCTGCCCAACTTCAAATATATTGGAGGGATTCACTGCACCCCTGCCAAGCCTCTACCCAAG GATATGGAGGAGTTTGTGCAGAGCTCTGGTGATGATGGGATAGTTGTGTTCACTCTGGGGTCTATGGTAAAGAACATAACCAAAGAGAGGAGCAATACGATCGCCTCTGCTTTGGCACAGATACCTCAGAAG GTCTTATGGCGATATGCTGGAGACAAGCCAGATACTCTTGGTGCAAACACCAGAATCTATAACTGGATCCCTCAGAATGATTTATTGG GTCACCCCAAAACCAAAGCATTCATTACACATGGGGGAACTCACGGCATATATGAGGCCATATATCATGGTGTTCCAATAGTCGGGATCCCCTTGTTTGCAGATCAGCCAGATAACTTGGCCCATATGAAGGCCAAGGGGGCTGCCGTTGTCATGGACTTCAACAGCATGCAGACTCAAGACCTGGTGGACGGACTCAACAATGTCATTAACAACACCTT GTATAAAGAGAATGCCATGCGTTTGTCCAGGATTCATCATGACAGACCAATGAAGCCTTTAGATGAAGCAGTGTTCTGGATAGAGTTTGTCATGCGTAATAAAGGTGCCAAACACCTGCGTGTGGCGGCCCACAACCTTACCTGGTACCAGTATCACTGTCTGGATGTGTTCGCTTTTCTCATCACTATAGTGACTGTAGTCCTCTACATCTTCtataaaatgtgtaaatcctTCATAATGCGTTGCTGTTTTAGATCAAATCGTAAAAGTAAAAAAGAGtga